Proteins from a genomic interval of Rhodococcus rhodochrous:
- a CDS encoding ATP-dependent helicase, giving the protein MVTDILDRFSAPTRAWFAGAFESPTPAQLGAWDSISSGAHTLVVAPTGSGKTLSAFLWSLDRLSSTPADEHAAREHRTRVLYVSPLKALAVDVERNLRSPLVGITQTAKRLGLTPPDITVGVRSGDTSQADRRALARTPPDILITTPESLFLMLTSSARENLVGVETVIVDEVHAVAGTKRGAHLALSLERLDQLLRAPAQRIGLSATVRPHEEVGRFLAGSAPIRIVAPPSAKTWDLAVRVPVEDMTELGVSEPDEESFSPTPQAGSIWPHVEEQIVDLITEHRSTIVFANSRRLSERLTARLNEIHAERLGEEVDRDGAPPSQLGSPTETTAGAAPVLARAHHGSVSKDQRALIEDDLKSGRLRCVVATSSLELGIDMGAVDLVIQVEAPPSVASGLQRVGRAGHQVGETSRGVLFPKHRTDLVHCAVTVERMVEGHIEALQVPANPLDVLAQQTVAATALEPVDVDDWFDTVRRSGSFATLSRGVYESVLDLLAGRYPSDEFAELRPRVVWDRTAGTLTGRPGAQRLAVTSGGTIPDRGLFTVYMVGEKNTRVGELDEEMVYESRVGDVFALGATSWRIEEITFDRVLVSPAYGRPGRLPFWHGDSQGRPAELGAALGAFLREMGHASPEDAETRCRKGGLDDYATGNLIRLLDEQRTATGHLPTDRTLVVERFRDELGDWRLVLHSPFGLRVHAPWALAVGARLLERYGVESHPTPSDDGIIVRLPDTDDAPPGSEIFVFDTEEIDDIVTEQVGGSALFASRFRECAARALLLPRRNPGKRAPLWQQRQRSAQLLDVARRYPDFPILLETVRECLQDVYDLPALRDLLGSIAQRRIRLVEVETPTASPFATSLLFSYVGEFLYEGDSPLAERRAAALSLDSTLLAELLGRVELRELLDADVITEAEHELQRLTPQRRARDAEGVADLLRLLGPLTDAELRERTTDDPTSWIEDLEAQRRALRVSYAGEHRWAAIEDASRLRDALGVPLPIGVPTVFVEPVPDPLGDLIARHARTHGPFTTAQAAARFGLGTAVVESVLGRLASEKRVTAGEFRPGASGSEWCDTEVLRRLRRRSLAAARQDVEPVSTTTLGRFLPDWHHLGTGPGTSALYGIDGVLTVVEQLAGVPVPASALEPLILAPRVRDYTPTMLDELTTTGEVLWSGAGSISGKDGWVALHPADLAPVSLAPVDDIELGPVHRAILDSLSGGGAYFFRQLVDAVTALHTTASDTTVADALWELVWSGHVAGDTLAPLRALIGDTSRAKPAHRTPRRAPRARMYRARPTLPSRTGPPTVSGRWSILPARETDATVRAHTTAELLLERYGVVTRGVVVGEGVPGGFATMYKVLSRFEETGRCRRGYFVDSLGGAQFSTPSVVDRLRSFSDSIEGRHSETAAVTLAACDPANPYGAALPWPKSSADDDAPRHRPGRKAGGLVVLVDGTLVLFVERGGRTLLTFDDDPGRLRSACASLAATVKRGGVDKIVVEKVDGETIHGHEFAGYLAEAGFSATPRGYRLRF; this is encoded by the coding sequence ATGGTGACCGACATCCTCGATCGTTTCTCCGCGCCGACCCGGGCGTGGTTCGCCGGGGCGTTCGAGTCCCCGACCCCGGCCCAGCTCGGCGCGTGGGATTCGATCTCCTCGGGAGCCCACACGCTCGTCGTCGCCCCCACCGGCTCGGGCAAGACCCTGTCGGCATTCCTGTGGTCGCTCGACCGGCTCTCGTCCACCCCGGCCGACGAGCACGCAGCGCGCGAGCACCGCACCCGCGTCCTGTACGTCTCGCCGCTCAAGGCCCTCGCCGTCGACGTCGAGCGCAATCTGCGGTCTCCGCTCGTGGGCATCACGCAGACCGCGAAACGGCTCGGTCTGACGCCGCCCGACATCACCGTCGGTGTGCGTTCCGGCGACACCTCCCAGGCCGATCGTCGCGCCCTGGCGCGCACGCCACCGGACATCCTCATCACGACGCCCGAGTCGCTCTTCCTCATGCTCACCTCGTCCGCGCGGGAGAACCTCGTCGGTGTCGAGACGGTGATCGTCGACGAGGTCCACGCGGTGGCGGGGACGAAACGCGGGGCGCACCTCGCGCTGTCGCTCGAGCGTCTCGACCAGCTCCTGCGCGCGCCGGCCCAACGCATCGGGTTGTCGGCCACCGTGCGACCGCACGAGGAGGTCGGCCGGTTCCTCGCCGGTTCCGCCCCCATCCGGATCGTCGCGCCGCCCTCGGCGAAGACGTGGGATCTCGCGGTGCGCGTACCGGTCGAGGACATGACCGAACTCGGGGTCTCCGAGCCCGACGAGGAATCGTTCTCTCCCACACCGCAGGCCGGATCGATCTGGCCGCACGTCGAGGAGCAGATCGTCGATCTCATCACCGAGCACCGGTCGACGATCGTGTTCGCCAATTCGCGGCGACTGTCCGAACGTCTCACCGCCCGGCTCAACGAGATCCATGCCGAACGTCTCGGCGAGGAGGTGGACCGCGACGGCGCACCGCCTTCGCAACTCGGATCGCCCACCGAGACCACCGCCGGCGCTGCACCCGTGCTCGCCCGCGCCCACCACGGGTCGGTGAGCAAGGACCAGCGCGCCCTGATCGAGGACGACCTCAAGTCGGGCCGGTTGCGGTGTGTGGTGGCGACGTCGAGTCTCGAACTCGGCATCGACATGGGTGCGGTCGATCTCGTGATCCAGGTCGAGGCTCCGCCCTCGGTGGCCAGCGGTCTGCAACGCGTCGGCCGCGCCGGGCACCAGGTGGGCGAGACCTCACGCGGCGTGCTGTTCCCCAAGCACCGCACCGATCTCGTGCACTGCGCGGTGACCGTCGAGCGGATGGTCGAGGGGCACATCGAAGCGCTGCAGGTCCCGGCGAATCCGCTGGACGTGCTCGCCCAGCAGACGGTCGCGGCAACGGCCCTCGAGCCCGTCGACGTCGACGACTGGTTCGACACGGTGCGGCGCAGCGGATCGTTCGCGACGCTCTCCCGCGGCGTCTACGAATCCGTCCTCGACCTGCTCGCCGGTCGCTATCCGTCCGACGAGTTCGCCGAGCTCCGCCCCCGGGTGGTGTGGGACCGCACGGCCGGCACCCTCACCGGCAGGCCCGGCGCCCAGCGACTCGCGGTCACCTCCGGCGGCACGATCCCCGACCGCGGCCTGTTCACCGTGTACATGGTCGGCGAGAAGAACACGCGGGTGGGCGAACTCGACGAGGAGATGGTCTACGAGTCGCGGGTGGGCGACGTCTTCGCGCTCGGTGCCACCAGCTGGCGGATCGAGGAGATCACCTTCGACCGGGTGCTGGTCTCCCCCGCCTACGGCCGGCCCGGCCGGTTGCCCTTCTGGCACGGCGACAGTCAGGGTCGACCCGCCGAACTCGGTGCCGCGCTCGGTGCATTCCTGCGCGAGATGGGGCACGCCTCACCGGAGGACGCCGAGACCCGCTGCCGCAAGGGCGGTCTCGACGACTACGCGACCGGCAATCTCATCCGCCTGCTCGACGAGCAGCGCACCGCCACCGGGCACCTGCCCACCGACCGCACGCTCGTCGTCGAACGGTTCCGCGACGAACTCGGCGACTGGCGGCTGGTGCTGCACTCGCCGTTCGGGTTGCGGGTGCACGCACCGTGGGCGCTCGCGGTGGGCGCGCGACTGCTCGAACGCTACGGCGTCGAATCGCACCCCACGCCCTCGGACGACGGCATCATCGTCCGGTTGCCCGACACCGACGACGCCCCGCCCGGCTCGGAGATCTTCGTCTTCGACACCGAGGAGATCGACGACATCGTCACCGAACAGGTCGGCGGCTCGGCGTTGTTCGCGTCCCGTTTCCGGGAGTGCGCGGCGCGGGCCCTGCTCCTGCCCCGCCGCAATCCGGGCAAGCGCGCCCCGTTGTGGCAGCAGCGTCAACGATCGGCGCAGCTGCTCGACGTCGCTCGCCGCTATCCCGACTTCCCCATCCTGCTCGAGACGGTGCGCGAGTGCCTGCAGGACGTCTACGACCTGCCTGCTCTGCGCGACCTGCTCGGCAGCATCGCCCAGCGCAGGATCCGGCTGGTGGAGGTCGAGACCCCCACGGCCTCACCGTTCGCGACGTCGCTGCTGTTCTCCTATGTGGGCGAGTTCCTGTACGAGGGCGACAGCCCGCTCGCCGAACGTCGGGCGGCGGCACTGTCGCTCGACTCGACGCTGCTCGCCGAACTCCTCGGCCGGGTCGAGCTGCGCGAACTGCTCGACGCCGACGTCATCACCGAGGCCGAGCACGAACTGCAACGCCTGACCCCACAGCGACGCGCACGCGACGCCGAGGGCGTCGCCGATCTGCTGCGTCTGCTCGGTCCGCTCACCGACGCCGAGCTGCGCGAGCGCACCACCGACGACCCGACGTCCTGGATCGAGGATCTCGAAGCGCAACGACGCGCACTGCGTGTCTCGTACGCGGGGGAACACCGGTGGGCGGCGATCGAGGACGCCTCACGTCTGCGCGACGCGCTGGGCGTGCCCCTGCCGATCGGGGTCCCGACGGTGTTCGTCGAACCGGTCCCCGACCCGCTCGGCGATCTGATCGCCCGGCACGCCCGCACCCACGGCCCGTTCACCACCGCGCAGGCCGCCGCCCGGTTCGGACTGGGCACGGCGGTCGTCGAATCCGTCCTCGGCCGGCTCGCGTCCGAGAAGCGCGTCACGGCAGGCGAATTCCGTCCGGGTGCGAGCGGATCGGAATGGTGCGACACGGAGGTGCTCCGAAGGCTGCGGCGCCGGTCGCTCGCCGCCGCCCGGCAGGACGTCGAACCCGTCAGCACCACGACCCTCGGACGATTCCTGCCCGACTGGCACCACCTCGGCACCGGCCCGGGCACGAGCGCGCTCTACGGCATCGACGGTGTCCTCACCGTCGTCGAACAACTCGCCGGGGTACCAGTGCCCGCGAGCGCCCTCGAACCGCTGATCCTCGCTCCCCGCGTGCGCGACTACACCCCGACGATGCTCGACGAACTCACCACGACCGGCGAGGTCCTGTGGTCGGGCGCCGGATCCATCTCCGGGAAGGACGGCTGGGTGGCGCTGCATCCGGCCGATCTGGCTCCGGTGAGTCTGGCCCCGGTCGACGACATCGAGCTCGGACCGGTGCACCGGGCGATCCTCGACTCGCTCTCGGGCGGCGGCGCGTACTTCTTCCGGCAACTCGTCGACGCCGTCACCGCCCTCCACACCACGGCGAGCGACACGACGGTCGCCGACGCCCTGTGGGAGCTGGTGTGGAGCGGGCACGTCGCGGGCGACACCCTCGCCCCGCTGCGCGCCCTGATCGGCGACACCTCCCGCGCCAAGCCCGCCCACCGCACCCCGCGCCGGGCACCGCGCGCCCGGATGTACCGGGCCCGGCCCACGCTGCCGAGCCGCACCGGGCCACCGACCGTCAGCGGCCGATGGTCGATACTGCCCGCACGCGAGACCGACGCGACGGTCCGCGCGCACACCACCGCCGAACTGCTGCTCGAGCGGTACGGCGTGGTCACCCGCGGTGTCGTCGTCGGTGAGGGCGTGCCCGGTGGTTTCGCGACGATGTACAAGGTGCTCAGCCGGTTCGAGGAGACGGGCCGGTGCCGGCGCGGCTATTTCGTCGATTCGCTGGGCGGAGCGCAGTTCTCGACGCCGTCGGTCGTCGACCGTCTGCGGTCGTTCTCGGATTCGATCGAGGGCCGGCACTCGGAAACCGCGGCCGTCACCCTCGCGGCGTGCGATCCCGCCAACCCGTACGGTGCGGCACTGCCGTGGCCGAAGTCGTCGGCCGACGACGACGCGCCGCGGCACCGGCCGGGCCGCAAGGCCGGTGGACTCGTGGTGCTCGTCGACGGGACGCTCGTGCTGTTCGTCGAACGCGGCGGACGCACGCTGCTCACCTTCGACGACGATCCGGGCCGGTTGCGCAGTGCATGTGCGTCGCTCGCCGCGACCGTCAAACGGGGAGGTGTCGACAAGATCGTCGTCGAGAAGGTCGACGGTGAGACGATCCACGGGCACGAGTTCGCCGGATATCTTGCCGAAGCGGGATTCTCGGCGACGCCGCGCGGCTACCGGCTGAGGTTCTGA
- a CDS encoding DNA-formamidopyrimidine glycosylase family protein, with protein sequence MPEGDTVFRAAHRLRTALEGKVLTETDFRVPRFATADFTGCTVDEVVSRGKHLLVRVADVSIHSHLKMEGEWHVYPRGTRWRKPGYKARIVLGTEDVQAVGFEVGIVEVLARDREDDAVGHLGPDLLGPDWDPERAAVNLVRDPDRPIGVALLDQRIMAGVGNVYRSELCFLRGVDPWTPVAQAGDPAAWVDLAHRLLVANRDRTTRITTGDRRPGRNLWVYGRRGKPCRRCRTPIRFGEIGTATDPERVVYRCPRCQPRPEGPPA encoded by the coding sequence GTGCCCGAGGGAGACACCGTGTTCCGCGCCGCGCACCGCCTCCGAACGGCACTGGAGGGAAAGGTGCTCACCGAGACGGACTTCCGCGTGCCGCGTTTCGCCACCGCCGATTTCACCGGGTGCACGGTCGACGAAGTGGTCTCGCGGGGCAAGCACCTGCTCGTCCGCGTGGCCGACGTCTCGATCCATTCGCACCTGAAGATGGAAGGCGAATGGCACGTCTACCCGCGCGGAACACGGTGGCGCAAGCCCGGATACAAGGCGCGTATCGTGCTCGGCACCGAGGACGTGCAGGCGGTGGGTTTCGAAGTCGGCATCGTCGAGGTGCTCGCCCGCGATCGGGAGGACGACGCCGTGGGCCATCTCGGGCCGGATCTGCTCGGTCCCGATTGGGATCCCGAGCGTGCGGCGGTGAATCTCGTGCGCGACCCGGACCGCCCGATCGGGGTGGCCCTGCTCGATCAGCGCATCATGGCCGGCGTCGGGAACGTGTACCGCTCCGAACTGTGCTTCCTGAGGGGCGTCGATCCGTGGACGCCGGTCGCGCAGGCCGGGGATCCCGCGGCGTGGGTCGACCTCGCGCATCGGTTGCTGGTCGCGAACCGTGACAGGACGACCCGTATCACCACCGGCGACCGCCGTCCGGGCCGCAATCTGTGGGTGTACGGGCGTCGCGGGAAGCCGTGCAGACGCTGCCGGACTCCGATCCGGTTCGGCGAGATCGGCACCGCGACCGATCCCGAACGGGTGGTCTACCGGTGCCCGCGATGTCAGCCGCGCCCGGAAGGACCCCCGGCCTGA
- a CDS encoding TetR/AcrR family transcriptional regulator, whose protein sequence is MQSTTGSDRVDTTRRSWAGVGIDERRRLRRERLLTVGVDLLGAPDGAAANVRAVCRAAELTERYFYESFTDRDTFVREVYAHVADRARDALTEAVLSAPTLGRAEAAVRAFVELMVDDPAKGRVLLLAPLREPAISRRGIELAPAFVALVRDQLPPRGDEGERHMVAVGVVGALTSLFMGYLEGDLAVSRETLVRHCVALVEDAGRAACLQGDQAGGPSGRG, encoded by the coding sequence ATGCAGTCAACGACGGGAAGCGACAGGGTGGACACCACGCGCCGCAGCTGGGCGGGCGTCGGCATCGACGAACGCCGTCGGCTGCGCAGGGAACGCCTCCTCACGGTGGGCGTCGACCTGCTCGGAGCCCCCGACGGCGCGGCGGCGAACGTCCGGGCCGTGTGCCGGGCCGCCGAACTCACCGAACGGTACTTCTACGAGAGCTTCACCGACCGCGACACCTTCGTCCGCGAGGTCTACGCCCACGTCGCCGACCGCGCCCGCGACGCGCTGACCGAGGCGGTCCTGTCCGCGCCCACCCTCGGCCGGGCCGAGGCCGCGGTGCGGGCGTTCGTCGAGCTCATGGTCGACGATCCTGCGAAGGGACGCGTGCTCCTCCTCGCTCCGTTGCGCGAACCCGCAATCAGTCGGCGCGGTATCGAACTCGCGCCGGCCTTCGTCGCGCTGGTCCGCGACCAACTGCCGCCGCGCGGCGACGAGGGGGAGCGCCACATGGTGGCCGTGGGTGTCGTCGGCGCCCTCACCAGCCTGTTCATGGGGTATCTCGAAGGCGACCTCGCGGTCTCGCGAGAGACCCTCGTCCGGCACTGCGTCGCGCTCGTCGAGGACGCCGGCAGGGCGGCGTGCCTGCAGGGCGATCAGGCCGGGGGTCCTTCCGGGCGCGGCTGA